A DNA window from Aquarana catesbeiana isolate 2022-GZ linkage group LG01, ASM4218655v1, whole genome shotgun sequence contains the following coding sequences:
- the LOC141145243 gene encoding leukotriene B4 receptor 2-like, giving the protein MVSCINIYNNDTILSSPASRIPGAIFLGLAAILGLPGNTFIIWSILWKMKGREKSVTCILILNLAVADGTVLLLTPFFIIFLAKKSWIFGRPACKIAYYLCCLNMYASIFIIALMSMDRFLAVFRPYMAQSFRKRDVVVKVLIVIWLLAGALALPAFAFREVIDNKDMNSTICEPCHANRAQAIFHYSFETLVAFLLPFPVVCFSYMLVLIKLKASHFGQRSRIEKLIAVILLTFAILWLPYHIVNAIQVTANLTTGNISETLAKAAKKSRAGATALAFFSACVNPLLYAFAASDLFRVFGVGFVAKLLEGTVAEIQKRVKSQRELVKGLVRVGSRAESVELEEKNGIKLEPLNGDCACNS; this is encoded by the coding sequence ATGGTCAGCTGCATCAATATTTATAACAATGATACCATCCTCAGTTCTCCGGCTTCCCGCATCCCTGGTGCAATATTTCTGGGATTGGCGGCCATCTTGGGTTTACCTGGGAATACTTTTATTATCTGGAGCATTTTGTGGAAAATGAAAGGCCGGGAAAAGTCAGTGACCTGCATCCTAATCCTTAACTTGGCGGTGGCCGATGGGACAGTCCTTCTCCTCACTccattttttatcatatttttggcCAAGAAGAGCTGGATATTTGGTAGACCTGCCTGTAAAATTGCATACTACCTTTGTTGCCTTAACATGTATGCTAGCATTTTCATTATTGCTCTCATGAGCATGGACCGATTCTTAGCTGTTTTCCGACCATACATGGCTCAGTCGTTTCGTAAACGAGATGTGGTGGTAAAGGTCCTCATAGTCATATGGCTTCTAGCAGGGGCTTTGGCACTTCCGGCATTCGCTTTCAGGGAGGTGATAGACAACAAAGACATGAACTCTACGATATGTGAACCTTGCCATGCCAACCGAGCACAGGCCATCTTTCATTACTCCTTTGAGACATTGGTGGCTTTCCTGCTTCCTTTTCCTGTGGTATGCTTTAGTTATATGCTTGTGTTAATTAAACTAAAAGCAAGCCACTTTGGACAACGGTCAAGGATAGAGAAACTAATTGCTGTTATCTTGTTGACTTTTGCCATCCTATGGCTTCCATATCATATAGTCAATGCTATACAGGTGACTGCCAATCTCACCACTGGAAATATATCCGAGACCCTGGCAAAAGCAGCTAAAAAAAGCAGAGCTGGAGCCACCGCTTTAGCATTTTTCAGCGCGTGTGTCAATCCTTTGCTGTATGCCTTTGCTGCTTCTGATTTATTTAGGGTATTTGGAGTGGGTTTTGTAGCCAAGCTGCTGGAGGGAACTGTGGCAGAAATACAAAAACGGGTTAAATCTCAACGTGAGCTTGTAAAAGGTCTTGTGAGAGTTGGAAGTCGGGCTGAGTCTGTGGAGCTTGAAGAGAAAAACGGGATAAAATTAGAACCATTGAATGGTGACTGTGCATGTAATAGTTAG